The Desulfatibacillum aliphaticivorans DSM 15576 region GCGATTCCCAGTGTGGCGTTTAAGAAGGGGTTTGGTTCAAGGGTAAATCCGCGGGCAGATAGGTACGCCCTTATGGCTTGGTGTTGGCAGGTTCTGATAATGGCGCAGGAGAGACAACTTGAGCGTAAGTTCAAACCAAACTCCATCGATGAAAGTTTTTTACGCAATGTTGCCAGACTATGCCTTTTTGATGAAGGGCCGCTTTTGGCTAGGGAGTTCCTTGAAAAGAATGGCATCCATTTTATCATTTTACCGCACTTGGATAAAGCCTACCTTGACGGGGCTTCCATGCTAATGCCTGACGGCGCTCCGGTTATTGCAATGACGTTGCGACACGACCGTTTGGACAATTTTTGGTTTGTTTTGATCCATGAATTGGTGCATGTAGCAAAGCATCTCAGCTTGTCTCAGCAGCAGATAATTGTGGATGATATGGATTTGCGGTCTATGGAAATTGAGGTGGATGATCAAATTGAAAAGGAAGCGGATGCCATGGCCGAGGAAATTTTGATTCCGCAAGAGACAAGGAGCACCCATTTCAAGTTGTGGGATGAGAACAACCCCTTGAAAGGCCGCCAACTGGGCATGGCCGTCCTTTCCCTGGCTTCGAGCATGCAAGTGCATCCTGCCATCATTGCTGGGGCAGTACGTTTTCAACGAAAAAATTACAAGTTATTGCATCACATGGTTGGACAAGGGCAGGTCCGCGTCCAGTTTTTAGGCTCAAACTAAAAAACTAAGGGAGCCTGAACCGGCGTCAGGCCCCCTTGAGTATTTTTAATCTTCCTGCGTTTTGATGTAATCCATGGCTTTTGCCAGCCTGGCTTTCACCTTATCCATGCCCAGAATCTGCACGATTTCAAAAATGCCGGGGCTGGCGGTCTGGCCGGTTAAGGCGACGCGGACGGGCTGGGCGATCTTGCCCATTTTCAGGCCCGTGGCTTCCATAACCTGCACAAAGGCGTCTTCCACCTGCTTTTCGTCCGAGACGTCCGCGGCTTCCAGCTTTTCGATCAAAAGCTCCAAAGCCGGGACGGCTTCCGCCTTTAGACATTTGTTGGCGGCCTTGGGATCGTACTCAATGTCATCCACGTAATAGAACAGGGCTTT contains the following coding sequences:
- a CDS encoding ImmA/IrrE family metallo-endopeptidase; protein product: MKPRLIKTEDDYNQALARIDELMDAKMGSPEGDELELLSALVEMYEEKHYPISLPDPIDAVMFRMEQAGLSQKDLVPFIGSKSKVSEVLNRKRPLTLSMMRALHKGLGIPAEVLLNEPAAVFPTDFPEIEWGRFPIAQMVKQGWVSCKKGYKDKSEEIMRAFILKAGGSDAIPSVAFKKGFGSRVNPRADRYALMAWCWQVLIMAQERQLERKFKPNSIDESFLRNVARLCLFDEGPLLAREFLEKNGIHFIILPHLDKAYLDGASMLMPDGAPVIAMTLRHDRLDNFWFVLIHELVHVAKHLSLSQQQIIVDDMDLRSMEIEVDDQIEKEADAMAEEILIPQETRSTHFKLWDENNPLKGRQLGMAVLSLASSMQVHPAIIAGAVRFQRKNYKLLHHMVGQGQVRVQFLGSN